A DNA window from Gigantopelta aegis isolate Gae_Host chromosome 4, Gae_host_genome, whole genome shotgun sequence contains the following coding sequences:
- the LOC121372303 gene encoding uncharacterized protein LOC121372303 has translation MAKVSCVLVALLVCFLVTDVQTLTECDTLCNSNAGTACSNIFSNVDVKNFNGDKANLFLLCCLGSERTIHYKFNYMKTSLDLEMVKGIVDNISSALTSKKFAVFVRNCSKGGTKLSWGKWLLFDAGSLYCNENPCP, from the exons ATGGCAAAG gtCAGCTGTGTACTTGTGGCTCTTCTTGTCTGCTTTCTTGTGACGGACGTGCAGACACTCACGGAGTGCGACACTCTGTGCAACTCGAACGCAGGAACCGCCTGttccaatatattttcaaaCGTGGACGTCAAAAATTTCAACGGAGATAAAGCTAACTTGTTCTTGCTTTGCTGTCTGGGAAGCGAGAGAACCATTCACTACAAATTCAACTACATGAAAACCAGCCTTGACCTGGAGATGGTGAAAGGAATTGTTGACAATATTAGTTCGGCACTTACATCGAAAAAGTTTGCAGTGTTCGTAAGGAATTGCAGTAAAGGCGGAACAAAGTTAAGTTGGGGTAAATGGTTGTTGTTCGACGCCGGGTCTTTGTACTGTAATGAGAATCCATGCCCGTGA